A DNA window from Arachis duranensis cultivar V14167 chromosome 3, aradu.V14167.gnm2.J7QH, whole genome shotgun sequence contains the following coding sequences:
- the LOC107477766 gene encoding uncharacterized protein LOC107477766, which produces MIEAQRLTYYRNNQTKARSDIYKGIQDAVVRSETRASKAGKRVILPASFTGSMRYMFNNCQDAMAICKKYEYPDLYITMTCNSSWQEIGRVNNPRNLKVEDRPNISCRVFKIKLDMIISDLKQKIPFGVLDTGFNGDYKITMITQIDRLISSKLPDPIRYPKLFRVVSTYMIHGPCSRAFSKSPCIKDAYYTKYYPKTFSRTTVIDDSGYPSYRRRGTGMITEKKGVHMDNRNVVPYNAYMLISYQAHVNVEYCNKSNAIKYLFKYVNKGPDRIAVGVTKEASSGENDQRWPSVMRLTFHLPGQQNIIFKDDDDLEEIVEKEEEKCTMFLAWMEDNKKFESGQILIYAEFPNQFVYDRERGCTTYESIRIVNGITYSSFQDACYSMGLLCDDKEFIIAINEVAELTSGHQLRKLFVMLLISNSISNPERV; this is translated from the exons ATGATTGAAGCACAAAGGCTGACCTACTATCGAAACAACCAAACCAAGGCAAGGAGTGATATATACAAAGGGATTCAAGATGCAGTTGTTAGGAGTGAGACTCGTGCTTCCAAAGCAGGTAAACGTGTCATCCTACCCGCGTCCTTCACTGGTAGCATGAGATACATGTTTAATAATTGTCAAGATGCTATGGCAATTTGTAAGAAATATGAATATCCAGACCTTTACATCACAATGACATGTAACTCGAGTTGGCAAGAGATTGGCAGGGTTAACAATCCAAGGAACTTAAAGGTTGAAGACCGGCCGAATATATCGTGTAGAGTGTTCAAAATTAAGCTTGACATGATAATCTCAGATCTTAAGCAAAAAATTCCATTTGGAGTGCTAGATACAG GTTTTAATGGAGACTATAAGATAACAATGATAACTCAAATTGATCGGTTAATATCTTCAAAGTTGCCAGATCCTATTCGGTACCCAAAATTATTTAGAGTTGTATCTACATATATGATTCATGGACCATGTAGTAGAGCTTTCTCAAAATCTCCCTGCATAAAAGATGCATACTACACTAAATATTATCCGAAAACATTCAGTAGAACCACAGTTATCGATGATAGTGGATACCCATCATATAGAAGACGAGGCACAGGAATGATTACTGAGAAGAAGGGAGTCCATATGGATAATAGGAATGTGGTTCCATacaatgcatatatgctgataTCTTATCAAGCGCATGTTAATGTAGAGTACTGCAACAAGTCAAATGCTATCAAATATTTGTTCAAGTACGTGAATAAAGGTCCAGACAGGATAGCAGTTGGAGTTACAAAGGAAGCTTCCAGTGGAGAGAATGATCAG AGGTGGCCTTCAGTGATGAGATTAACCTTTCATTTGCCTGGACAACAAAATATCATCTTTAAAGACGATGATGATCTTGAGGAAATCgtggaaaaagaggaagaaaaatgtaCGATGTTCTTAGCATGGATGGaggataataaaaaatttgaatcagGTCAAATTTTGATATATGCTGAGTTTCCAAATCAATTTGTTTATGATAGAGAA AGAGGTTGCACAACATATGAGTCTATCAGGATAGTTAATGGAATTACATATTCTAGCTTCCAAGATGCTTGCTATTCCATGGGACTACTGTGCGATGATAAGGAATTCATTATAGCTATTAATGAGGTAGCTGAACTTACATCTGGTCAtcaattaagaaaattatttgtGATGCTACTGATATCTAATAGCATTAGCAACCCAGAGCGTGTTTGA